The Balaenoptera ricei isolate mBalRic1 chromosome 9, mBalRic1.hap2, whole genome shotgun sequence genome segment CTTGGAGCATTTTCTGGACAGAGACTGTAGCATATgtgggacgtgtgtgtgtgtgtgtgtgtgtgtgtgtgtgtatgtgtgtgtttgtggtgttTGGGGGTGTGGGCAAGATTGCACGGTGCGAGTTATATCCATAGTTATCAGTCTGTATTGCTGGTGGGGAGCAGTACTTGTGGGTGTTACTGCTTGGTGCCCTGGACTCAGATAGCCAGCCAGGAGGTCCCGTGCCACATGGGGAACTCTGGTGAGTGGCCGTGTCCACTTGTCTGAGGGTGGGCTTCCCCGCTTACTCTGCTTGGCCTCTTCTCTGGAGGGCCCAGCAGAGATGGTACCTGCTCCTACCCTGGAGGGCCCCATGGTCTGTCCTCCCTGCCCAGACCCTGGCTGGACACCATACCCTTACCTCCACCTTCCCCGCCGGCTCAGGTCCTGTCCCTGGGGGCCGACGTGCTGCCGGAGTACAAGCTGCAGGCACCACGCATTCACCGCTGGACCATCCTGCACTACAGCCCCTTCAAGGCCGTGTGGGACTGGCTTATCCTGCTGCTGGTCATCTACACGGCGGTCTTCACGCCCTACTCGGCCGCCTTCCTGCTGAAGGAGACGGAGGAGGGCCCCCCGGCCCCCGACTGTGGCTACGCCTGCCAGCCGCTGGCCGTGGTGGACCTCATCGTGGACATCATGTTCATCGTGGACATCCTCATCAACTTCCGCACCACCTACGTCAACGCCAACGAGGAGGTGGTCAGCCACCCTGGCCGCATCGCCGTCCACTACTTCAAGGGCTGGTTCCTCATCGACATGGTGGCCGCCATCCCTTTTGACTTGCTCATCTTCGGCTCTGGCTCCGAAGAGGTGGGTTGGCAAGGAGGCAGGGGCAAGGGGAGGGCAGCAGGGGGCTGGGTGAAGGGGTGGGTGGCGACAGAAGGAGGGTGGCAGACGCATGGCAGAGCCCCAGCTCACCCGCACCTACTCCCCTTTCCATACGAGCCACACCCCGGCTGTAGCGGTCCAGAGGGCTCACCTTTTCCTAATGTGTCTGTCCAAAGTGGCCACTGTCTTTTAGTTCACATGAAAGTGCCCTGGAAGCTAGTGGGAGCTCTGGCCGGGCGCCTGAGGGTGGGTGCACCTTTccgagccccagtttcctcattctGGCCGTGGGAACCGCGAGCCCTTTGTCACAGAGCTGGCACGAAGGTGAATGGGCTCCGTGCTGGGCCCAGTGAGTGGGAGGCGCTTCTATTTTGAGGAGGTTATGGGGAGAGCTCCTCGGGGATCTCACCTCCGATGCCCCCCGAGAGCTGCAGTGCCCCCACTCCTCgtttgcccccctcccccactgaaCATCCGCCGACCCCCGTAGCTGATCGGGCTGCTGAAGACGGCGCGGCTGCTGCGGCTGGTGCGCGTGGCACGGAAGCTGGACCGCTACTCGGAGTACGGGGCGGCCGTGCTCTTCCTGCTCATGTGCACGTTCGCGCTCATCGCGCACTGGCTGGCCTGCATCTGGTACGCCATCGGCAACATGGAGCAGCCGCACATGGACTCCCGCATCGGCTGGCTCCACAACCTGGGCGATCAGATCGGCAAGCCCTACAACAGCAGCGGCCTGGGCGGCCCCTCCATCAAGGACAAGTACGTCACCGCCCTCTACTTCACCTTCAGCAGCCTCACCAGCGTGGGCTTCGGCAACGTCTCACCCAACACCAACTCGGAGAAGATCTTCTCCATCTGTGTCATGCTCATCGGCTGTGAGTGCACCCCCGGGGCGGGCGCGGGGGGCTAGCCGGGGGCCcggggtctgggaagagcccgagacagaggagagggagggtgtTAGAGGAGCCAGAGTGGGGCCCTGGGACTTAGAGACCCCAGGGGCCTGCATCGTGGCATGTTTGGGGCTGGGACACCAGGGTAGAGGCGCAGGGCAGAGCCGAGGGGGGTGTGTGTCTGGGCGCTTGTGTTTGTGCGTCTCGCGTGTGCGCTTACAATGAGACGTGACTGCGTGTGTTGCTGAACCAGCACAGGGGCGGGCGGGGTCCCTCAGGTGCTGACGGCCCCActcaccccgcccccagccctcaTGTATGCCAGCATCTTCGGCAACGTGTCGGCCATCATCCAGCGGCTGTACTCGGGCACGGCCCGCTACCACACGCAGATGCTCCGGGTGCGTGAGTTCATCCGCTTCCACCAGATCCCCAACCCGCTGCGCCAGCGCCTCGAGGAGTATTTCCAGCACGCCTGGTCCTACACCAATGGCATCGACATGAATGCGGTGAGGCCACTGGGCTTGGCCTCCGGCTGATGGTGGGCTGGAGGGAGCAGCGTGATGGTGGGGACTTCTCCTGACGTAGCGGGCGCGTCTCAGACCGCCAGAGTCACCCTCCGTGGTTCCGGTGGTCCCAGTTAGTGCCAGGCAGGACCCTGAGAGGAACGTTACCCTCCTTTTGCCCATGGAGCTCGTTTACTGGGTGAGCGGTCACTCTGCGGCAGGCGCTAGACCAGGCTCTGGGTGATCGTGTTTAATCCTTATGACAGCCCCAGGCAGGAGCTGGTCTCCGAGCCTCACACATGAGAACGTGGAGGTTAGAGCAGTGAGGCGTCGTCCCCAAGGGTGCACGGCTGGAAGGGGTGGCGCTGGAGTGGGCACCCAGGTCCTTCCCCTGATACCGGACGCCCTGGTGCTCCCCGCTGGATCTCCGGgtgggggtgggcgtggggtCCCGGGAGAGGGCATGCTGAGCTGCCCCCTGTCTCCAGGTGCTGAAGGGCTTCCCCGAGTGCCTGCAGGCCGACATCTGCCTGCACCTGAATCGCTCGCTGCTGCAGCACTGCAAGCCCTTCCGAGGGGCCACCAAGGGCTGCCTGCGGGCCCTGGCCATGAAGTTCAAGACGACGCACGCGCCGCCAGGGGACACGCTGGTGCACGCTGGGGACCTGCTCACCGCCCTCTACTTCATCTCCCGGGGCTCCATCGAGATCCTGCGGGGCGACATTGTCGTGGCCATCCTGGGTACGGCAGGGACCGGGAGCTGGGCCCGAGGTGCCTGCCGAGGCCTGGAGAGGTCCCAGCCCGTTAAGGACACAGCCCTAGGGGATGTGGCCCCGGGACTACCCACAGGGACCTTGGGCTCCTTTAACTCACCCAAGCTCAGGTCTTCCAAGGGGTCGGTGAAAAGGACTCTGGGGGTTTCCAGATTCTGCTTCCCTTCAGGGTCTCCTCACGGGCAGTGACACTCTTGTTCCTTAAAACAGGACCAAATCCAGATACTCCAAGGTAGACAGTGGAGGGAGGTTGTGCAGCTGATTTTACTAAGGGCCGCGTGGTTCCCTGCAGCCTCAGGCAGTACAACCAAGCCTTCGCCTCCAAAGCAAAGGGAGTCCTGCCCCTCTTCCCCTCACACTCCTTCTTCTCTGCCCTACCTGTGCACGTGGGCAGGTGTACCTGGGCACTGGGACTTCCTGCCCTCTGCCTGTCCTTCCTTTGGCCCTGGACACCTCAGGGCAGATGTGCCACGGGGGGttctttatagatttttatttctcagttcGGCATAAACACATGCTCATGCCACAAACACCCCAAACACAAGTGAAACCAAAGTTTTGCTAAACAACAGTCGCCTTAACTACATTCTGGTGTTCTCTGTTCTATGCTGTGCTAAGCTATGCTATCCTGTTTTCTTTCAGTAAACAAAATGCTGGTCTTGATTCACTACTGTGTTTGATCTGTAGCTTGAAGAACATTGTTTATGGGGGTGCAGTGTTTGGCCAGGAGGGTGTTTGGGACATGGGCTTTGGGGGGTACCAGAGGAGTTAGAACCCAAGGAGGAAGCCAGGGCCACGGGCAGAGCTGGGCATCTGGGCTGGAGCTGCTGGCTGGCCCAGGAGCTGGGAGGCACAAGGTTCCTGGCCCTTTACCCTCAGGGCACTGCACTGCACGCGTCCTGCCTTTGCGAGCTGGGGGAGGATGGGCTGGTTGATGCTTCCCTGGCGCTGGGGGCTGGGGCCCCGCAGCCCGTGACCAGAATGAGGGGAGGCGCCGGCCAGGGTGAGAATGCCTGGAAGACAGGTGCCTGCTGCCTCTGCTGCCGCCCCAGGGGCTGAGCCCCCCTCTCGGTGGCCTCCAGGGAAGAATGACATCTTCGGAGAGCCTCTGAACCTGTATGCGCGCCCTGGGAAGTCCAACGGGGACGTGCGGGCCCTCACCTACTGTGACCTGCACAAGATCCACCGGGATGACCTGCTGGAGGTGCTGGACATGTACCCCGAGTTCTCTGACCACTTCTGGTCCAGCCTGGAGATCACCTTCAACCTGCGGGATGTGAGTGGGCCGCGCGGCTGGCTGCACGCTGGGTGACCTTCTCTCTGGGCTTGTTTCCCTGTCTGTCAGATGGTATCTGGGTCAGAGCAGGTTGTGAAAGTCCCAGCCTCAGCCCtggtcctggggcagagctcacaCCCCCAGAGCCGGCACTCCCAGCCCCACCTTCTCTGTTCGGGAGGGGGTCTGGCCGAGACCGGGCATGGCGGGTGGGCGCGGAAGGGCCCTGACACCGTTCTCGGTTCCAGACCAACATGATCCCCGGCTCTCCCGGCAGCGCGGAGCTGGAGGGCGGCTTCCACCGGCAACGCAAACGCAAGCTGTCCTTCCGCAGGCGCACTGACAGGGGTGAGGCGGGggtcggggagggggcggggtccAGGTGAGCCGGGAGGCGGGCGGGGGTCGGGGTCTAGAGGAGGCGGGGCGGAGGGCGGAGCGCGGGGTCCGGCGGGTCTGCTCCCCCCAGGCTACACAGACCATCCGGCCCTACCTtcagtgtccccccccccccatcaccgCATCCTTTCAGGCCCACTTGAAATgtcgcctcctccaggaagccctcttcCACACTCCAAGACAGGGGCGTGCCTAAGTTTCTTTGGTCCTCACACGGCTGGCGTCCTGGTGGGCACTGCTTTGAACTGATGAGGGGAGGAAAGACAGGACAAAGGAGGGCAAGGAGGCCAGCACGGGGGCTGAGGGCCCGGGGTCCCAGCAGTGAGAGCCCCTCTCAGCAGTGCCACTGCCCGTGCTTGGGCAGCCAGCGGTCACAGACGACCTGGTCCCGCCCTCGGAGTTCTCAGTCCCCTTGAAAGTGGGGGAAAGAGAGCGGAAGAAACAAATGGGGACAAACCAGGGCGTCCAGCCACAGTCGTCTCCCAGACCTGCtccagtcccctcccctcccctcccctcccctcccctcccctcccctcccctccgtgCCTCCTGCCTGCTCTGAGGCCCCTTCTCTGTTTCCCACAGACCCGGAACAGCCAGGGGAGGTGTCGGCCTTGGGGCCGAGCCGGGCGGGGGCAGGGCCGAGTGGCCGGGGCCGGCAGGGGGGGCCGTGGGGGGAGAGCCTGTCCAGCGGCCCCTCCAGCCCTGAGAGCAGTGAGGATGAGGGCCCAGGCCGCAGCTCCAGCCCCCTCCGCCTGGTGCCCTTCTCCAGCCCCAGGCCCCCCGGAGAGCCGCCGGGTGGGGACCCCCTGACTGAGGATGGCGAGAAGAGCAGCGACACTTGTAACCCACTGTCAGGTAGGGCGAGGGCCCcctgggcgggcgggcggggcgtGGCCTCTGTCCCGGCCTCAACCCAGCTCTCTGGCTCCAGGCGCCTTCTCAGGAGTGTCCAACATCTTCAGCTTCTGGGGGGACAGCCGGGGCCACCAGTACCAGGAGCTGCCTcgctgccccgcccccgcccccagcctcctCAACATCCCTCTTTCCAGCCCTGGCCGACGGCCCCGGGGCGATGTGGAGAGCAGGCTGGACGCCCTCCAGAGGCAGCTCAGCAGGTGAGGGTGGTCCCTGGGATCAGCCTAGGCCCAGCTGTGTGTGTCCGGGGGGGCGGGCTAGTAGGGGCGGGGCACGGGCGTATTGCAGTGCGGTCTGTGGGTTTCGGGCAGTGTTGTAGGGTGAAGTGGGTGTCTGCTCTGTCTAGGCCTGTCCACGTGTCCAGCAGCTTGACCCTCTCCTTGCATTCAGAGCCGAGCCAGGGGCTGCCACACCTAGAATGAAGAGTGGACCTGGGGTTGACCAGCTGGCTGTCCATAGGGTAGTCCTGAAGCCACAGTCACTGGCGTCTCCACTTCCCTGAGACCCAGAACATCCTCCTCCTTCTTGCCCCAGGCTGGAGACCCGGCTGAGTGCAGACATGGCCACCGTCCTGCAGCTGCTGCAGAGGCAGATGACGCTGGTCCCGCCCGCCTACAGTGCTGTGACCACCCCGGGGCCcggccccacctccacctcccctctGCTGCCCGTCAGCCCCATCCCTACCCTCACCCTGGACTCGCTTTCTCAGGTAAGTGCCAagcaccccagccctgcctcttctGCACCAattccaccccagacctgctttGCTGCCCTTTCTGCTTGGCCTTgggccccagcctcctcccacccTGTTCCTACCCTCCTCCCAGGCTGTACTGCTAGAGGAGGGCTGCCCTAGGAGCTGCAAGCACGGAGCAAGGCAGGAGAGCCCCCAACAAAGCCCCCAGACAGCTGGGCCCAGGAAGCCAGGAGGCCGAGTGGCATTCGCTCCCCTAGTGTCACCTCAATGGCCAGACCTACTCAGGGTGCCTGTGTCATGGCTGTGGGTGGAGGGACTGTTGAGCCAGGGGTCTGGCGGTGGGTGCTGGGTGCCAGCATGCCCTTGGGATAGGGTCCCAAGCCCCTACTGCGACTGATACCCCCTGGGTCTGGTTCTACCGCCAACCGTTGACTGTCATGCTCAGCGCTTTGCAGGGTTGTTCTGAAGGCTCTGGCTAAGCCCCAGGGTAGCACTTCCGGCCCGCATCTCTCCCCTCCTGCCAGAGATGGGCCTCTGTTGCCCTTTGTCCTCTCCTAAGTGGACACGTGTGTTCCTGGCCTCCTGACAGGACAGCTGTGTCTGGGTCTCAAGAATGGGGCTCCTCTGGCGACAAGAGGTGGCCTGGGAtctgctcccccctccctctggcaTCTGCTCCCCCCTCCCATCTGCCACCTGCTCCTGTTTGCAGACACCAGGGCCCACGTCAGCAAATGTGCCAGTCTCCCTTCACAGCCTCCTCCGCAGAGATCTCACAGCAGACTCGTCTGCACCCACaaagcccctcctgcctgccctggCACTCTCCCTGGCCTTCCGAGGCCTGGCCGCCCGCCTGCCTCTGTTTCTAGGTCCTCGAGTTCTTTCTAGATTGGAGGAAAGAaccctgtctctctttctgtacAGCTTCTGTGCCAGCTCAGGGCCCCTTATTCTGGATTGGGTTTGAATCCAGCGGCCATGTTCCCTGGGGAGGGAAGCGGCTGTGGCCTCAGGCTCTCCCCGCGTCAGGCAGAAGCTCCCGAGGCCCCCAGATGCCCGGTCTGGCTCTTGCCCACCCGGAGCGCGTTTCTCCCGGGGCAGGTTGGAGTCCTGCTCTGTCTGCCTTGGCCCTTCTCCTGTGCCCTCCAGGCCTCTTCTGTCTGTCACCACGGTCTCCTGACCCTCTCTATCCTCtgaccctcccctgccccttggcTCTAGCTTCTCACACTCCGGTTTCTTTGCAGGTTTCCCAGTTCACGGCGTGCGAGGAGCTACCCCAAGACGGCCCTGCTCGACGCCTCTCCCTGCCGGGCCAGCTGGGGgccctcacctcccagcccctgcacAGACACGGCTCGGACCCGGGAAGTTAGTGGGGCTGCCCAGTGTGGACACATGGCTCACCCAGGGTTCAGTGCACTGCCTGGGCTCCTCCTGTGGAGGACCTGCCCGGGAGGCCCTGGCCGCTGACGGGAGAGGAATAGGAAGGCacagcccctcctccagcccttgGGACCATCTCCTCCTGCGGTCCCCTGGGCCCcgttggtggggggcggggcgcaGGGGCAGGGACAGGGCCGGGCAGTGGATGGGGGTCTGTGGTCCCCTCACTGCCTTGGGGGCAGTAGCTGGTCTAACTGCCCGGCGGCACCCGGCCCTGGGCCTTAGGCACCTCAAGGACTTTTCTGCTATTTACTGCTCTTATTGTTAAGGATAATAATTAAGGATCATATGAATAATTAATGAAGATGCTGATGactatgaataataaataattatcctGAGGAGACTCCAGGGGTGCTGGGAGGGTGCAGCCATCGGCACGCTGTATCCCATGTTCACGTTCATAGTGTCCGGTGCACTGGCCTCTCTGAGGGAATCCAGGCCGATCTGTCTGTGTGCACAGGGCCTGCAGGGGCAGCTCCGACGTCTGGGTGTGGAGTCTGTGCAGTTGGGGTGCTCCCTCGGGGCTGACACAAGTCACCTCCAGGACCTCTTGCCTCCGGAGGGCCCTGCTTCCATGTGGTCCTGGATTCAGGAGGGCAGAGAGCCACCTGGACTCTTTTACATATAGAGGTTGTCCTAATGGGATGCCAGGCCTGGGGTCCCGCCCCTCAGGGTCTTGGTGGCTTGCTGGGTGGCACACTGGCCCCCAAAGCTGTCCCCAGGCTGACTGCTGTCAGAGTACAGATGCGCTGTACTCTTCCCTCACACAGCTCATGAGCCCGGCCCGTACTGACTTTAACCTGGGGCTGTATTTGGCCAAGCCCCCAACTTGGCCTTATCTTGACCTTGACTCAGACTCACACGGATCCTATGTAACTGGCCCCCCACAGCAAACCAACTCTGGGCACGCTGGTTTTCTCAACCCTGACCAGAGCCCCCGCCCCCTGATGTCTGGCTCCAGACGGGCCTCACCTCCATCACCTCCATCACTTGGTCACCTGTGATCCTCGACCAGAGGAGCTGCCTGAAGAGGGTGGAAGTTTCAGGGCGGCTCATTCCCATTATCGGAGGAGCAAGTCGGAACAGATGTCCTGGGGCCAGTGAAGGGTGGTGGCCGTGTGTGTCCGTGTGCTCGTGGGTGTGCGCGTGTGCGCGTGTGCACGTGCCCTGCCGGTCTTGCGCGAACACCCAGCCTTTCAGAGGAGCTGCCGTGCAGTGGTCGTGGTAGGGCAGCTGCCAGCCAGCAGGAGGAGCCGACGGGCAACAGTGCTCCCCAAGGCCTCCAGGGTCGCTTAATCCTATAATCCCTGACCCTCTGAGGTGGGTGTGTTAACCTTGCTTTGACCGGAGCCCATTACCGCCCGTGCCCGGGACGGGGAGGGTGTTGCGGGGAGACCCTGGTCTCTGAGCCACCTGGAGTGTGCCCTCTTCCCAGAGCGGGTAGCAGAGAAGTTCCTGGTGGTTCTGCACCAGGGCCTTGGCTCCCCTGCCAGAGGGTGTGACCAGGGAGGGGTCCCTGTGAGTTCAGTGTGCCCTGGGGGACAGGGCGTGGAAGATGGGCACGGGGAGTAGAGGTGGGGAGAAGGATGAGACCccgggtggtggggaggggtgacACAGAGAGGTGGGCCAGGCAGAAAGGGCAGCTCTGTGCGACAGGATCTGGCACATGTGTACGCGGGTGTACACGTGCGCGTGAGCATGCATCCCTTCGTGGTTTGGGAGCGCACACGCAGGCCTCCCTGGTGGATTGATGTGTGTGGGCGTGGGGTGGGGTTCTAGCTGGGGGGATGCCCTAGATTCAGTGTCAGCTCACGGATTCCGGGCACAAGCGGACACCGTCAGGATCTCAGCCCCGGACACTGGCAGAGGCCCCCGTGAGGTTGATGGtgagaaataaaatgacagaCGAAGCTCGCTGCACTTGGCATGCGGGGGCCGAGGTGCTGGGCCAAGTCCCCgctctccatctctccatctggCACTCTCTCCATCCTTCTTACCAACTGTCCTGTCCTTAGAGCATCTTCATCTGGGAGCTCAGCCCCGATTCGCAGCACTCTGTCCAGGTGTGGCGGTGAGGGCTGGGGGAGCCTGGGAGAGCCTGCGGGAGGGGCTGAGGGCCGGCGCAGCGAGTCAGGGCCCCGTGCTGCTGGgcgtggggaggagaggaggtgaaACCTTGGCCCGCACTCCCTAGGCTCTGTATCACGTTGGACACTGGTTATTCTCTGGGGC includes the following:
- the KCNH2 gene encoding potassium voltage-gated channel subfamily H member 2 isoform X2, giving the protein MQRPCTCDFLHGPRTQRRAAAQIAQALLGAEERKVEIAFYRKDGSCFLCLVDVVPVKNEDGAVIMFILNFEVVMEKDMVGSPARDTNHRAPLTSWLASGRAKAFRLKLPALLALTARDSSVRPGSAGGAGAPGAVVVDVDLTPAAPSSESLALDEVTAMDNHVAGLGPAEERRALVGPSSPPACAPGPHPSPRAHSLNPDASGSSCSLPRTRSRESCASVRRASSADDIEAMRAGPLPPPPRHASTGAMHPLRSGLLNSTSDSDLVRYRTISKIPQITLNFVDLKGDPFLASPTSDREIIAPKIKERTHNVTEKVTQVLSLGADVLPEYKLQAPRIHRWTILHYSPFKAVWDWLILLLVIYTAVFTPYSAAFLLKETEEGPPAPDCGYACQPLAVVDLIVDIMFIVDILINFRTTYVNANEEVVSHPGRIAVHYFKGWFLIDMVAAIPFDLLIFGSGSEELIGLLKTARLLRLVRVARKLDRYSEYGAAVLFLLMCTFALIAHWLACIWYAIGNMEQPHMDSRIGWLHNLGDQIGKPYNSSGLGGPSIKDKYVTALYFTFSSLTSVGFGNVSPNTNSEKIFSICVMLIGSLMYASIFGNVSAIIQRLYSGTARYHTQMLRVREFIRFHQIPNPLRQRLEEYFQHAWSYTNGIDMNAVLKGFPECLQADICLHLNRSLLQHCKPFRGATKGCLRALAMKFKTTHAPPGDTLVHAGDLLTALYFISRGSIEILRGDIVVAILGKNDIFGEPLNLYARPGKSNGDVRALTYCDLHKIHRDDLLEVLDMYPEFSDHFWSSLEITFNLRDTNMIPGSPGSAELEGGFHRQRKRKLSFRRRTDRDPEQPGEVSALGPSRAGAGPSGRGRQGGPWGESLSSGPSSPESSEDEGPGRSSSPLRLVPFSSPRPPGEPPGGDPLTEDGEKSSDTCNPLSGAFSGVSNIFSFWGDSRGHQYQELPRCPAPAPSLLNIPLSSPGRRPRGDVESRLDALQRQLSRLETRLSADMATVLQLLQRQMTLVPPAYSAVTTPGPGPTSTSPLLPVSPIPTLTLDSLSQVSQFTACEELPQDGPARRLSLPGQLGALTSQPLHRHGSDPGKISKNALEGRRRTIRSQ
- the KCNH2 gene encoding potassium voltage-gated channel subfamily H member 2 isoform X1, with the translated sequence MPVRRGHVAPQNTFLDTIIRKFEGQSRKFIIANARVENCAVIYCNDGFCELCGYSRAEVMQRPCTCDFLHGPRTQRRAAAQIAQALLGAEERKVEIAFYRKDGSCFLCLVDVVPVKNEDGAVIMFILNFEVVMEKDMVGSPARDTNHRAPLTSWLASGRAKAFRLKLPALLALTARDSSVRPGSAGGAGAPGAVVVDVDLTPAAPSSESLALDEVTAMDNHVAGLGPAEERRALVGPSSPPACAPGPHPSPRAHSLNPDASGSSCSLPRTRSRESCASVRRASSADDIEAMRAGPLPPPPRHASTGAMHPLRSGLLNSTSDSDLVRYRTISKIPQITLNFVDLKGDPFLASPTSDREIIAPKIKERTHNVTEKVTQVLSLGADVLPEYKLQAPRIHRWTILHYSPFKAVWDWLILLLVIYTAVFTPYSAAFLLKETEEGPPAPDCGYACQPLAVVDLIVDIMFIVDILINFRTTYVNANEEVVSHPGRIAVHYFKGWFLIDMVAAIPFDLLIFGSGSEELIGLLKTARLLRLVRVARKLDRYSEYGAAVLFLLMCTFALIAHWLACIWYAIGNMEQPHMDSRIGWLHNLGDQIGKPYNSSGLGGPSIKDKYVTALYFTFSSLTSVGFGNVSPNTNSEKIFSICVMLIGSLMYASIFGNVSAIIQRLYSGTARYHTQMLRVREFIRFHQIPNPLRQRLEEYFQHAWSYTNGIDMNAVLKGFPECLQADICLHLNRSLLQHCKPFRGATKGCLRALAMKFKTTHAPPGDTLVHAGDLLTALYFISRGSIEILRGDIVVAILGKNDIFGEPLNLYARPGKSNGDVRALTYCDLHKIHRDDLLEVLDMYPEFSDHFWSSLEITFNLRDTNMIPGSPGSAELEGGFHRQRKRKLSFRRRTDRDPEQPGEVSALGPSRAGAGPSGRGRQGGPWGESLSSGPSSPESSEDEGPGRSSSPLRLVPFSSPRPPGEPPGGDPLTEDGEKSSDTCNPLSGAFSGVSNIFSFWGDSRGHQYQELPRCPAPAPSLLNIPLSSPGRRPRGDVESRLDALQRQLSRLETRLSADMATVLQLLQRQMTLVPPAYSAVTTPGPGPTSTSPLLPVSPIPTLTLDSLSQVSQFTACEELPQDGPARRLSLPGQLGALTSQPLHRHGSDPGKISKNALEGRRRTIRSQ
- the KCNH2 gene encoding potassium voltage-gated channel subfamily H member 2 isoform X3; this encodes MPVRRGHVAPQNTFLDTIIRKFEGQSRKFIIANARVENCAVIYCNDGFCELCGYSRAEVMQRPCTCDFLHGPRTQRRAAAQIAQALLGAEERKVEIAFYRKDGSCFLCLVDVVPVKNEDGAVIMFILNFEVVMEKDMVGSPARDTNHRAPLTSWLASGRAKAFRLKLPALLALTARDSSVRPGSAGGAGAPGAVVVDVDLTPAAPSSESLALDEVTAMDNHVAGLGPAEERRALVGPSSPPACAPGPHPSPRAHSLNPDASGSSCSLPRTRSRESCASVRRASSADDIEAMRAGPLPPPPRHASTGAMHPLRSGLLNSTSDSDLVRYRTISKIPQITLNFVDLKGDPFLASPTSDREIIAPKIKERTHNVTEKVTQVLSLGADVLPEYKLQAPRIHRWTILHYSPFKAVWDWLILLLVIYTAVFTPYSAAFLLKETEEGPPAPDCGYACQPLAVVDLIVDIMFIVDILINFRTTYVNANEEVVSHPGRIAVHYFKGWFLIDMVAAIPFDLLIFGSGSEELIGLLKTARLLRLVRVARKLDRYSEYGAAVLFLLMCTFALIAHWLACIWYAIGNMEQPHMDSRIGWLHNLGDQIGKPYNSSGLGGPSIKDKYVTALYFTFSSLTSVGFGNVSPNTNSEKIFSICVMLIGSLMYASIFGNVSAIIQRLYSGTARYHTQMLRVREFIRFHQIPNPLRQRLEEYFQHAWSYTNGIDMNAVLKGFPECLQADICLHLNRSLLQHCKPFRGATKGCLRALAMKFKTTHAPPGDTLVHAGDLLTALYFISRGSIEILRGDIVVAILGKNDIFGEPLNLYARPGKSNGDVRALTYCDLHKIHRDDLLEVLDMYPEFSDHFWSSLEITFNLRDTNMIPGSPGSAELEGGFHRQRKRKLSFRRRTDRAPGPPESRRVGTP